The genomic region GCGAGGTCACACGGCGTAACCTGCCACCCGGGCGTTGTAATACTTGCGAATCAAAGTGTTTGGAGTGTGGCGAGATGAGATCCCCTGCGTCTGTGCTGCCGGCGTCGGAGTAGGTCTGTGTCTCGTCATCTTGGACGCGTCTCGGAGTGCTGGGAGAGCGCTCGCCGCAACGGACAAAGTTGGTCAGCGGGTGTGGATTGGTTGGTGGCGGGCCGTTCCAAGTAGAGGATGCGTCAATCGGAAACATGGACCACTCCGAGGTTCTCTTTCGATGCGCGGTCTTCcatgctggtgatgttggatCCAAGCTTGTCGTGGGCGATGTGGGGTAAGAAACGTCAACCATGCGGTCAAATACGGAATTGCGGTTGTTGGACGACCGTGGGGAGCTGATCTCTGACGAATGTCCAAACTCTGATGGGTTCTCGTCATCTTGTCGAGACCAATGGTGTTCtgaaggtgttggtggcTCATGGTTCCCATTCACGGGACCCCGATGCCATATTATGGACGATGTGACGGGTGATGAAGGGGCAGAATACATCTTGGGTGGAGTGAAGGTACCAGATGATATCCCTTGTCGCTTCTTTCTCATCCTCTTGAGTTCCTGCTTGTGGGTGACGTGGTAATGGTGGTGAATATGTAATTGCTGCGTGACTCGAGGCGGTGGCTGCTCGTGTCCCTCCAGCTCGGCTCGGAGTGACTGGGACGAGGTGCCGGCTTGTGGCGTTTCTTCCGCAGGTGTCTCGGGTTCTCTCTCGAAATcgtttggcggtggtgctggctggtGACACAGCAGCTGCTCCCGCAGCATCTGAATCTCGTCGTTGGAGTTGACCAGCATCTCGCGGAGTTCGGCCATTCCCAGCTGCAGGTTGGCGTTGTCCTGCAAGAGGTCGCGCACAAAGTGAGACACGACGTTGCCGCTGTTCTTACTATCAGTCATTGACCTTACCGCGGCAGCGCCCTTGAGTCTCCCAGCTGCTGTgttgagctccttctccatgaGACGCTGCCTTTCCATGCGGCTGATGACTTCAACATGTCGTTCTCgatcctccctcgcctctTTCTCCATTCGTTCCAACTGTGCTTGCAAGTCACTGAGCCCCTTCTCAGCTTGTTTCCAACGGTGTATGGCCGTCCGCGCCTCGTCTTTCGTGGTGATGACGGCGGCCTGTAGCGTGGcttgttcctcctccaacagtTCAATCTGCCTCTCCAGACTGGCCGCTCGTTGCGCTGCGCTTTCGAGCCGTCGCACCTCGCGCTGTGCATCCTGTAGCGTCCTTTCCAAAAATTCTATCTTTGTGTCTGCATCCTTGACAGTATTGTTCAGGTGGTCCAACTCGTCTCGTAGATTGTGGTTGTCGTGATTGACCTCGCGGTTTTTTCGTTCGAGTTCAGCGTTTTCGGCTTCGAGCTGTTCAATTCGGGCGTTGAGCTCGGCTCTGTCCCTCTCTGCAGAGGCCATGTACGCTTCGTGGCGGGCGAGGAGCGTCTGGAGCGACCATGTTAGCGTTCGAGAAGGGAAGTAAAGGTCGAGTTCAAGTTCGAGTTCGAGCTCTGGGTCTGGCTCCTGCGTCAGGGCTGTCTCGTCTGGGTCATCCATGGTGGTGTGCAGAAAAGAAACGAGAGATTCTCTTCAGCAGGCATAGTTGGCAACATGACAGACACGTACACGATGACCACTCAAAAGACGGCAGCAGGCACACACAAAGGAAACCAGAGGGTGAAAGAGAAGGTGTCACAGTGGAATGTGGCGGGAAGCACGAAAGGGAAACCGCACAACGTACCTGCCCCATCTTGGCTGCCGCGTGGACATCCCGCTCGACGCTCAGGAGCACCGAGCAGTTGTGTCTCAGATACACACAGTCTTCTCTCCCACAGCAGCACCGGATGTCATCGCCCGGCGGCGAGGACCCGACGACGTCGACGATGCCCATAGTATTATCAGTAGTGTCGTCAGTGCCTGTGCCTGTTCCCGTGCCTGTGCCTGTGTCTGTGTCTGTGTCTGGGTctctcggcggcgggggaggctgCGGCGGATCGGAGTTTGGGTAGGGGCTTGTTGCCATGCCAGGTTTATACGGGAACAGGTGGAAGGCGGTAAcagtgtggtggtggtggtaacgGGGACGACAACGCAAATGCTACTCGTAGCAGCATAGTCGCTACCGCGCTTTCGGATCGGGATGACAGGTGCAGGTGTCCTCGAGGGTGGAAAAAGAGGCGAgtgttgggcaaggaggTTCCCCGGGCGCGGCAGAAAAGCGCATGGATTGAGGTGAGTGGGTGTTTGACAGGCTCTGACACGGACAGGCGATGGCTTCAGCGATGTTCCCAGGCCTGCTGTCTGTAGTATATTGATCAACTCCCAATGGAATGAATAATTACCCGCTGGGCTCCCAAGCAACCGGTGGAGTCCTCTGACAACGCTACCCGCGGCCAGGGGCGGTCAAAAAGACTATCGGCGCTATCAGTGCGCTAGCCGGGTTTTCGCTCCGGTCCGTCAAAGCCAAGACTATTGTGGGTGATGCTGTCACGATGGACCAGACACATAACGAAGGTGGATTgacgggtggtgttgtttgtgACTGGAGGGCTGGATGGAATATGAGGAGAAAGGGCAAACAAGGAATTCGACAGCGAGtctcgaggaggttggcaatgccagccagccaaccccTTACAGCCAATGGCTTCTGTTGGTTCCGGTGTAATGGCCCTCCAATGGCCCTGACCCTGACCGCGACCGCTACCGCAACCGACACGTGCGACCCGACCGCGTTCTGGAAGGGCAGCACAAACACCGACAAGACACCAGCGCCAGGCACGGACCCACTCTCCCATTTCTCGGCTGCATCCCCCTGCCCTGTCGATGACGGAACCATTTCTGGAGGGGACATCCCCCCCACATTTCATCCACATTCTGCGCATTCCACAGCGAAGAGAAAAATCTTTGTGCATAAGGGGCGTCATCTGGACGTGCATTATTCGCTGGATCAATTCCCAACTCTCCACTGCGCGCATTCAGAGAGAATTTCTCGTTTGCTGGCGACAGCgacgttggtgttgggtcCATCAACggtgaggagaaggaagccaaGAGCGGTGTGGCCTCGGGTCCATCCATGTAAGGTGAGCTGGCCAACACCGAGGTCTCCATGACATGAATATCTTTTTCCGAATTCAAGACATTCATTCAGGGTCCATTGTCTTTCAGgacgttaataatataacACTAAACGAGACCACCTGtacaacctccacccctgTGATAGCTGCCTCCAATATGGGGATATTCAACGCCCACCTGAGCAATCCCATCCATCCGCCCATCACTGCAAATtcacaaacaaccccccatccaccagcaCTTGCGCCCCAGTCACATACCCACTCAACTCCTCACACGCCAAAAAAACTGCCGGCCCCGCCACGTCTCCCGGCtctccaaccctccccagcgGGATCCTCCCCTCCATATACCTCAGCTTGtctccccccgccctcaaatcctcctcaTTCAACTGCGTCCTCACCGTCCCCGGCAATATGGCATTAGCCCTGATGTTATACTTCCCCAGCGCACACGCCGCACTCTGCATCAGAGACAACACCCCCGCCTTGGTGGGTGTGTAATGCGCTTGCTCTGCCCCCCCGACCAAGGCAGAGATGCTCGATATCCCGATGATCGACCCTCCCTTTGGCTCCTGAGTCGCCATTTGtctcgccgccgcctggACAAGATAGAACGCTCCGTCGAGGTTGGTCCGGACGGTCTTGTCAAAGAGGTCTCGGGTTatgtcgaggaagggggtgaatGTGCAGACGCCTGCGTTGGAGACGCAGATGTCGAGGCGGGAGGTGTGGAAGGTTTCGAGGGCGAACTGGACGAGGGCGGGGCCGGTGGTTGGGTCGCGGACGTCGCCGGGGAGGTGGGCTATTTTCCcggggagggaagaggcttcggagaggagggaggtgaggtggtcggtgtcggaggggaggttgaggtggttcACGGCGACGTTGCAGCCttgggcgaggaaggcgagggtgatggcGCGGCCTATGCCTGTGGTGccgccggtgatgatggctgttctgttgaggaggaggttggtggcgggCATGGTGGGTGGTCACAACCAGGTGTCGGAAAGGTGAGGTGGTCGTGGGAAAGGTGAGTTCTTGGTGTCAAGAGCAAGCAAAGGTGAGCTGTGCCGTGACACAACCTTCAACGATCAACCTATGTCATACCTTCCATCTTGACACGCAAACCCACGAGGGGGTCGCTGCCATTCACACAATTATCCCGTCCGGCTCGCGGGGTAAATTCCCAGATGCAACCTCTCCCCTTGACCTCCATTCTCTCTAGAGCACCATATCTCACATCACCGCAGCCTTGTCCGCGGTGTCTAACAACAATCTCATCACACCCTCTGCAAagcccccaaacaaccactTACCTCATGTCAGGAATAATGCTCGCGGTACAAAATCAGATCCCATATGAAAGCTGACAATCACCCCTGCCCCTGTGCCTTATCCTGGAtccacatcccccctctGCCCCACCCCACAGCTCGGGGTTAAATACAGCGAGGTGATGATCCGACTTGGACACACAagaacctcctcttcctcacatTGCATGAATTTTGGAGACACACGGCACAGAGTATCCGGATACCTGGTTGACCTTTTGTTGGGCTGTATTGTTTCATGATTTGAGGGAAACATCAACACCTTCACGACGGTTGATATGACGTCAGTACAACGGGCTTGCGGGATCATGCTTGCCAGTGGGATGGAAGAGATAAACAAAACTGATATTCAAAACGGTAGAATAAAACGCagacaacaaaaaaaaaaagaaaaagaaaaagacataTCCAATGTCTAGTACCCCCAAGATAAACTCCTATCCAATCATGTAGCTCTCTGCCGTGAGGTGGTCAAGCCTTGGCCTTCCCagccaactccccctccacgTGGCGTCCATTGACACCAttaacctccttcttctcctcacaCACCGGTGGGGGTAGCGAATTGGTAGGAATAGCCAGCAGATAAGTACTCGGAACCAGCTTCGCCCTCGCAACCGGGTTCAGCGTCAGCCCGAACCCCGGCTTGTCCAGATCAGCCGCCGTCAAGAAACCGTTGGTGGGGATAGGCTCGTCCACAAACAAATCGCCAAACACGGGCAACACGCTCTTCCCGTCGGGCGAGTTGGCCAGGTACTCCtgaaagggggtgttgggctGGCTGATGACAAAGTGGTAGCTGTACGGCCCGCTCGCGTGGGGGACCACGGGAATATCATAGGCCGACGCCATTGCGGCCACCCTGAGCAGCTCCGTCATGCCGCCGAGCCACATGACGTCTGGCTGGATGATGTCCAGGTTCCTCCCCTCGATCAGCTTGCGGAACCCGTACCGCGAGTACTCGTGCTCGCCCGTGGTGAACTTGATGGTCGGGTGGGCGCGCTTGATCTGCTCGAAGCCGTCCGTGTCGTCGGGGCTGAGGCACTCCTCCCACCAGTTGATGTTTAGGTCCTCGCACGCCTTGGCAATCTCGATCGTGTAGGGCACGTTTAGCGACATGTAGCAGTCGACCATCAGGGGAAAGTCCGGGCCGACTGACTCGCGGTGCTTGCGGAGGAACTCGACGTTCTTCTTAAGGCCGACGTGGCCCTCTTCGGGGCAGTAGGGGAGAGGCACTTTGGCGCCCCAGAAACCCATTTTTTTGGCGGCTGGGGGGTCTGGGCCGGTGCAGTAAAAGTCG from Podospora bellae-mahoneyi strain CBS 112042 chromosome 4, whole genome shotgun sequence harbors:
- a CDS encoding hypothetical protein (EggNog:ENOG503NTXS), with product MATSPYPNSDPPQPPPPPRDPDTDTDTGTGTGTGTGTDDTTDNTMGIVDVVGSSPPGDDIRCCCGREDCVYLRHNCSVLLSVERDVHAAAKMGQTLLARHEAYMASAERDRAELNARIEQLEAENAELERKNREVNHDNHNLRDELDHLNNTVKDADTKIEFLERTLQDAQREVRRLESAAQRAASLERQIELLEEEQATLQAAVITTKDEARTAIHRWKQAEKGLSDLQAQLERMEKEAREDRERHVEVISRMERQRLMEKELNTAAGRLKGAAAVRSMTDSKNSGNVVSHFVRDLLQDNANLQLGMAELREMLVNSNDEIQMLREQLLCHQPAPPPNDFEREPETPAEETPQAGTSSQSLRAELEGHEQPPPRVTQQLHIHHHYHVTHKQELKRMRKKRQGISSGTFTPPKMYSAPSSPVTSSIIWHRGPVNGNHEPPTPSEHHWSRQDDENPSEFGHSSEISSPRSSNNRNSVFDRMVDVSYPTSPTTSLDPTSPAWKTAHRKRTSEWSMFPIDASSTWNGPPPTNPHPLTNFVRCGERSPSTPRRVQDDETQTYSDAGSTDAGDLISPHSKHFDSQVLQRPGGRLRRVTSQESIMSLSNGMDIHTLQARPSQLALKPLGLSAAGTNLSEVIASPTLTSGSSDGKRGSVFLMGNLANQVRQPANRTVSTPTRSGNERLHPGIRRTPSALGRLVSWRPWGGNTAPTSPVATPPPPPPTLIATSTAIPAFGFAVTSPTVSVSSVPKSPEGSVSSSGTFRGTGINQKGVIPGFNEYWAKHQVLRRPTSKVCLEGDRLGAVEEGLREALEPMVEE
- a CDS encoding hypothetical protein (COG:Q; EggNog:ENOG503NU8F) encodes the protein MPATNLLLNRTAIITGGTTGIGRAITLAFLAQGCNVAVNHLNLPSDTDHLTSLLSEASSLPGKIAHLPGDVRDPTTGPALVQFALETFHTSRLDICVSNAGVCTFTPFLDITRDLFDKTVRTNLDGAFYLVQAAARQMATQEPKGGSIIGISSISALVGGAEQAHYTPTKAGVLSLMQSAACALGKYNIRANAILPGTVRTQLNEEDLRAGGDKLRYMEGRIPLGRVGEPGDVAGPAVFLACEELSGYVTGAQVLVDGGLFVNLQ
- a CDS encoding hypothetical protein (COG:M; EggNog:ENOG503NX4U), giving the protein MASVKAFPTIKSIRSFVIGGVGSGGDYHNVKGGHWLIDSPISTPCSRWEKYRASRTSWGINVLGSFFVEIEASDGTVGFATGFGGPPACWLVHQHFERFLIGEDPRNTNHLFEQMYRASMFYGRKGLPVAVISVIDLALWDLLGKIRGEPVYKLIGGNTKDRIDFYCTGPDPPAAKKMGFWGAKVPLPYCPEEGHVGLKKNVEFLRKHRESVGPDFPLMVDCYMSLNVPYTIEIAKACEDLNINWWEECLSPDDTDGFEQIKRAHPTIKFTTGEHEYSRYGFRKLIEGRNLDIIQPDVMWLGGMTELLRVAAMASAYDIPVVPHASGPYSYHFVISQPNTPFQEYLANSPDGKSVLPVFGDLFVDEPIPTNGFLTAADLDKPGFGLTLNPVARAKLVPSTYLLAIPTNSLPPPVCEEKKEVNGVNGRHVEGELAGKAKA